The nucleotide sequence AACATTTATTTGAAGCCGAAGGCTACAGCGTGCTTGAAGCAACCGATGGCGAAGAGATGCACCAGCAGTTGCTAAAAAATAAAGACATTCACTTGGTCATTATGGACATCAACCTACCCGGTAAAAATGGTTTGTTGCTGGCTCGCGAATTGCGTGAGCAAAAAGACGTCGCCTTAATGTTCTTAACAGGACGCGACAACGAAGTGGATAAAATTCTTGGATTGGAAATTGGGGCAGATGACTACATCACTAAGCCATTCAACCCGCGCGAATTAACGATTCGAGCACGCAACTTGCTCACACGCACCATGACTAGTCATAGTCATCAATTGGATGAAGAAGTCGCAGAGTACAAATTCAACGGTTGGCAGCTCGATGTGAACAGTCGCTCACTTAATTCACCGAGTGGCGAATCCTTTAAGCTTCCACGCAGCGAATATCGCGCGCTTGAAATGTTCATTCAAAACCCTGGTAAGATCTTAACTCGCGGAGATTTACTGCGACGAATGACAGGCCGCGACTTGCGTCCAAACGACCGTACTGTAGACGTCACCATCCGTCGCATTCGCAAGCACTTTGAATCAGTGCCTTCAACGGCAGAAATTATTTCGACCATTCATGGTGAAGGATACCGCTTCACAGGTGAACTCGAGGTCGCTTAGGACTTTAGCTGAGGTTGCTGCGCAGCCTCAGCCCTTCAACTGCTCTTTAATGAGATCAATATCAGATGAGTAGCAGTTCTCAATCTCGTCAACCCAAGCTTCGATATTCTCTTTCCAACCTTTGTTCTCTGAATACTGTGCTTTTCCTGCAATACCTTGGATTCGCTGAAGTCCAATGGAGCCCGCGGCACCTTTGATCTTATGCGCAATTTCACCCGTTTCCTTATCATCGTTGCGCGTCATACTGGCGTGAAGATCGTCGAGATATTCCGGCATCGTGGCTTCAAACAGCGCAATGCTTTTGGCAAACAACTCCGTGCCCAAAGTTTCAATCATCTGCTGTACAAAATCATCGTCTAAGTACTCTGTTTGAACGAGTGCAGGCTCAATTTCAGCAGGAGCATCATCGTCTTTGTAGACGGTTTGTACATCAAACAGCTCACTTAAACTTTGGATTAATATATTGGTATCAATTGGCTTGCTCACCACATCAGTCATGCCTTTATCGATGTACTCTTGACGATCACTAACCACGTTAGCTGTTAATGCAATTCGAGGGATGCCACTTAACTGGGGATCCACTGCAAGTTCAGCCGCTATGTCAAAACCGGTCATATCAGGCAATTGAATATCTAAAAAAAACAGATCGTATTCTTCTTGCTGAGCCATGGTCAACGCTTCTTGTCCGGTCATAGCCACATCAATCGTGAACCCGAGCTTTTCCAAAACCGCCTTAGCAACCACAACATTGAGCTCAATATCTTCCACCAACAGTACGTAAAGCGCTGGTAACTCAATATTATCGAGATCCAACTGTTCGACGCTTTCAAGGACAGGAAAACTCAAATGAACCTTAAACTCGCTACCTTCGCCAACAGTACTTTGCACTTGAATATCACCACCCATTGCTTCAACCAATTGCTGCGATACCGACAATCCAATTCCTGTACCAACTCCTTTTGATTTACCCTGCTCTGAACCTTGGAAATACATCTCGAAAATTCTATTCAGTTCACTGTCAGCAATCCCTAGCCCTGTATCTTGAATGCAAAAGCTGATGGTGACACAATCATCTTGAATCGGTTGTATGTTAACTGCGAGCCCAACAAAGCCATCTTTGGTAAATTTAACTGCATTGCCTAGTAGGTTCCAAAGTACCTGGCGTAAGCGAGTTCCATCAGCTTCAACCACAGAAGGCAGCTCGCCTTCTTGCTGATATCGAAAGCTCAAGTTTTTTTCGTTACACATAAGGCTTGAAAGTGCCTTAATATCGGCAATCAATTCAGGCATCTTAAGCCCAGAGGGAGCCACTTCGAGTCGACGACGTTCTAACTTATCCAAATCAATAATGTCATTGAAAATATTTCCTAACGTCACCGCACTTAAGAATATAGTGTTGATGTAACGATGAGGCTCTTCCGGAAGCTCCATATCACGCAGCATTCGGCTTAATCCGACAATGCCATTCAATGGGGTTCTCAGCTCATGAGAAATAGTGGAGATAAATGTAGTTTTGTCGCGTGCAGCTTTTTCGATGGCATCTGCAGCTTGCTTACGCTCCGTCACATCACGGCCAAACCCGATTAACCCCAATAGAGCGCCTCTAGCATCAAAGAAGGGCACTTTGCTGAATTCAAATAAGGCTTTCGAGCCGTCCGAAAATGTCATCCATTGCTCATAATTGATCGGTTCTTGTCGGTCCAACACGTATCGGTCAGTTTCCATCGTTTTTATCGCAATATCTTCGGCATAAAGATCTTTAGGGGTCAGTCCTATGACTTCAGCTTCGGTACGGTTGACCAAACGCTCGTATGCAGCATTGCAGCCGGAAAACACGCTGTCTTTGTTACGGTAATAGATGAGGTCTGGAGAGCTATCGATAAGGCTTCTCAGCTGCACCGCTTGATTTTTAAAACGTAACTGAGTTTCGCGACGATCCGCGACCTCACGTTGCAGATAACGAATGGCTTGATGCTTTTGTTCTTCAGCTTGCTCGCGCTCTTCAATCTCGCGGTTAAGTTCATCAACTTTTCGCTTCAGCTCGGTGTTAAGCATTTGCTGTTTACGGTGGGCGCTTTCAAGTTTTGCACGCGACTCACCCAATTGCTTAATCAGGTATGTGAAAAACATCGCAAGCCATGGCGCAATGATTAAACCAAATAAAACGGGCCTTAGATAATCCACCCAATGGAGTTCGCCCACCACAATGCCCCGTAGCACCACGGTCACCACCATTGAAAGCAAAATCTCAAATGCAGCAATGAGCAGCGCAAAACGCACAACACCTAGCCGTGTGGTTAACTCAAATACTCGATTCGCCAATACTGGCATAAATAATCACCTGACTTCTGTTGATGGCCATCAGTATACGTAGCACTACTAATGACCGTATAAAAACCTGTAAATCTTCAGACATGCGCCAAAACACATGAAGTTGCTCACACATTTGTGTTATAAAGTGCGTCCTTTTTATCCAACCCGTTTGAAGACCGAAACACAATCGGAGCAATCAATGCCAAAAGTAATGCCGGATGTAGCCCATCAAACAAGCGCCAGTCAAGAAGGGACGCTGGACTGGGTTGGCATGAGCCAGATCGAAGTACCTATGATGGTACAAGCCGATGAGGCCGCACCTCGACAGGTGTCCGCAAAAGTAGAAGCCATGGTCAACTTGATCCAACCCAAAGCAAAAGGCATTCATATGTCTCGGCTCTACTTGCTTCTCGAGCAATTATCGAACGAATCTACGCTCACGTTAAAAACGTTGAATCAGTTGTTGGCTGACTTCATTACTAGTCATGATGACCTCAGTGATGCAGCAAAAGTTCGTTTTTCTTTTGATTATCATCTTCAGCGTGCCAGCCTTATTAGTGGTAAAAAAGGGTGGAAAGCATACCCCGTAGTACTTGAAGGCCGCATTAACAAAGGTCAATTCTCCACTGAATTACAGATCACAGTGCCGTATTCCTCAACGTGCCCTTGTTCAGCGGCGCTTGCCCGACAGTTAATTCAACAAGCGTTTTCTGACAAATTTGGTACAACCGATGCACTAGACAGTACTGAAGTGCATCAGTGGCTTGGTACAACGCAAGGTATCATTGCTACGCCTCATAGTCAGCGTAGCCTTGCCACTATAAAGGTCAAGCTCTACTCTGAGTCCGAACAAATTCCAGTCTGCGCCATCATCGATAGTGTAGAGGACGCGCTTAAAACTCCTGTTCAAGCCGCCGTGAAACGAGAAGATGAGCAAGAGTTTGCTCGCCTGAACGGCCAAAACCTTATGTTCTGTGAAGATGCTGCCCGCAGACTCAAATTTGCCATGAACCAAATTTCCTTCGTCAGCGATTTTTGGCTTCGCGTGGATCACTTAGAAAGCCTCCATGCGCATGACGCGAGCGCCGTCACAGTGAAGGGGCTTGAGAACGGTTACCAAGCCTAATTTTTAGGATGAGGATCTCCTCATCCTTCTTTCTTATTTCTTCTTAAAAAACGTCAAACATTGGTGAACCGCAACAGCAAAGCATTTGTTGTCTGGCGATTCGTCGTATGCCAAATCCTACATTACGCTAACTTCCCACCCCTCTGAACCGTATTTTTATGCACCCCAAAGTTACAAATGTGCATATTTAGTTATAAGTAATGAAATTTTAGTCAATACAAAATGTGGTTATTGATCACATTTTTATTGACCTGAGATAACTTTAGGATTAATTTAGCGGGTTCCTTGATGGGTCTTTCCGCGCGTCTGAAATTTGACAGCCTCAAAGACTTTCAACAGAGATTTATCAGTAAGCTTGCTTAGCCAGCGAGGAGTAGTTACATGAGTCTATACGACCCAACACTTACCAAAGACAATTGCGGCTTTGGTTTGATTGCGCAGATGGAAGGTAAACCAAGCCACCGCTTGGTCCGAACGGCCATCTCTGCGCTGGATCGTATGCAGCATCGCGGCGCGATTGCAGCAGATGGTAAAACAGGAGACGGTTGCGGACTGTTAATGTCCAAACCCGAAACATTTTTCAAAGCCGTTGCCGAAGAAAATGGCTGGAATTTAAGCCGTCGTTTTGGCGTCGGTATGATGTTCCTGAGCACCGATCCAATTAAAGCAGCATATTCTCGCGAAGTCGTTGCCGAAGAATTGCAAAAAGAAACCTTTGAAGTCGCAGGTTGGCGCGAAGTACCAACCAATACCGACATATTGGGCGAAATTGCATTATCGACCATGCCTGCCATTGAGCACGTGTTCGTCAACGCTAATCCAGGTTGGCGTAAAGAAGACGTTGAGCGCCGCTTGTATATGGCACGTCGTCGTATCGAAAAGCGCCTCGCTGAAGATAAGCAGTTCTACATTTGTAGCCTCTCTAACCTTGTAACAATTTACAAAGGTTTGATGATGCCGGTGGACTTGCCGAACTTTTATTTGGATTTAGCTGATTTACGCATGCAAACATCGATTTGTTTGTTCCATCAGCGTTTCTCAACAAATACGTCTCCTCAATGGCCATTAGCTCAGCCGTTCCGCTACCTTGCGCACAATGGTGAAATTAACACCATTGAAGGCAACCGCCAGTGGGCCCGTGCACGTAGCTACAAGTTTACATCGCCATTGATTCCTGACTTGCAAGATGCTGCGCCATTTGTGAACGAATCTGGCTCTGACTCTTCTAGCCTCGACAACATGCTCGAGCTGTTCTTGTCAGGCGGCATGGACTTATTCCGTGCCATGCGCTTACTTGTGCCACCTGCGTGGCAAGCGCATCCGAACATGGATGATGACCTCAAAGCATTCTACGACTTCAACTCTATGCACATGGAACCATGGGATGGTCCAGCGGGCATCGTTATGAGTAATGGTCGTCATGCAGCGTGTAACCTCGATCGGAACGGTCTTCGCCCTGCTCGATACGTGATCACCCGTGATGGATTCATCACCTTGGCTTCGGAAGTAGGTATTTGGGACTATGAACCTGATGAAGTTCGTGAAAAAGGCCGAGTTGGCCCTGGCGAACTTCTGGTGATAGATACCCAAACCGGTAAATTGTGGCGCAGCTACGAGATCGACGAAGATCTTAAGAGCCGTATGCCATACAAAGATTGGCTGTCGAAGCACGTAAAACGCTTGCTTCCAGCAGACCAATTTGACGCTGAAGAAACCGATCGCCGTAGCTTGGACGATGATGGCCTCAAAGTGCATCAGAAAATGTTCGGCTACAGCAATGAAGAAGTTGATCAGGTCATTAGCGTATTGGGTGAACAAGGCCAAGAAGCCACAGGCTCTATGGGTGACGACACCCCTATGGCGGTGCTCAGTTCCAAGAACCGAAGCATTTATGACTACTTCCGCCAGAAATTTGCACAGGTGACCAACCCTCCTATCGATCCATTGCGTGAAAACCACGTGATGTCGTTAGCCACCTGTATTGGTTCTGAGCAAAATATTTTTAATGAAACGCTCGGCCACGCTCGCCGTGTATTGTTCGAATCGCCTATTCTGTTGTACAGCGATTTACTTCAACTCACTCAGCTAGGCGAAGAGCATTATTATCATCAAGTGATCGACTTGAACTACGACCCTGCACAAGAGTCATTAGAGCAAGCCGTGGTTCGCATATGTGATGAAGCAGAAGCTCATGCTCGCAGCAATGCCGTATTAGTCATATTATCTGACCGCGGCCTTGAACAAGGCAAACTGCCTGTGCCAGCAGCAATGGCAACCGGCGCAGTACAAAAACGTTTAGTTGACGAAAGCCTCCGTTGCGATACCAACATTGTGGTTGAAACAGGTTCAGCACGAGACCCTCATCAGTTTGCTGTATTGCTTGGTTTTGGTGCCACTGCGGTTTATCCGTACTTGGCTTACGAAACACTCGCAGCACTCGCTGAAGCAGGTACATTGTCTGTCGACAAGCACACAGCATTGATGAACTTCCGTAAAGGTATCAATAAAGGCCTTTACAAGATCATGTCAAAAATGGGCATCAGCACTATTGCCAGCTATCGTTGCTCGCAATTATTCGAAGCCGTTGGTATTCACGATGACGTGATAGAAATGTGCTTTAAAGGCGTGACTGCTCGCATTCAAGGCGCCAACTTTGAAGACTTCCAGCAAGATACAGTGAATCTTGCACGCTTAGCGTGGATTCCACGTAAGAGCTTGGAACAAGGCGGCTTGCTAAAGTATGTTCATAACGGCGAATACCATGCCTACAACCCCGATGTGGTGAATACGCTCCAGAAAGCCGTCACCTCTGGTGACCGTGTGCATTACGATGCGTATGCTGATTTGGTCAATAATCGACCTATCTCCTCACTCCGAGATTTACTGGCGCTGAAATCAGACATCGAGCCCATCAGCATTGATCAGGTTGAGCCGGTCGAAGCCCTTTATCCTCGATTTGACACCGCTGCGATGTCCATTGGAGCATTGAGCCCTGAAGCGCACGAAGCGTTGGCCATTGCCATGAATCGCTTAGGCGGAAACTCAAATTCAGGTGAAGGCGGAGAAGATCCTGCTCGCTTCAATTCTGAGCGCGTTTCTAACATCAAACAAATTGCATCAGGGCGCTTTGGTGTCACACCACACTATTTAGTGAATGCCAAAGTTCTTCAGATTAAAGTGGCCCAAGGTGCAAAACCAGGTGAAGGCGGTCAATTACCGGGCAAGAAAGTGAGCCAAAGTATTGCTAAGCTCCGCTTCTCTGTTCCAGGTGTGACACTTATTTCCCCACCACCGCACCACGACATCTATTCAATCGAAGATTTAGCTCAGCTTATTTTCGATTTGAAACAAGTAAACCCAGACGCTTTAGTTTCTGTGAAACTTGTGTCTGAACCCGGTGTTGGCACTATTGCCACGGGTGTTGCAAAAGCATACGCCGACTTAGTAACCGTTTCAGGTTATGACGGTGGTACTGGCGCAAGTCCTCTCACATCTGTCAAATATGCAGGTTCGCCTTGGGAATTGGGTCTTGTGGAGACTCAGCAAGCCTTGGTTGAAAATGGACTTCGCGACAAGATCCGATTACAAGTCGACGGCGGTTTGAAAACAGGTTTAGATGTCATCAAAGGCGCCATTTTAGGTGCTGAAAGCTTCGGCTTTGGTACAGGTCCAATGGTTGCATTAGGTTGTAAATACCTGCGTATTTGTCACCTCAATAACTGCGCGACAGGTGTTGCAACTCAAAACGAAAAACTACGTGACGAGCACTTTATCGGCTTGCCTGAAATGGTCATGAACTACTTTAAGTTTGTGGCTCAGGAAGTGCGTGAAATTATGGCTTCATTGGGCGTGGCAAAACTCACCGACTTGATTGGCCGTACCGATCTACTCGAAGCGCTCGAAGGTACCACCGCCAAACAAGCTAAGCTTGATTTGAGCGATGTGCTTGAAGCCCCAGTGTCTCCAGAAGGCAAAGAAGTTTTCTGGCAGCACGTCAATACCCCTTACGATAAGGCGGAATTGAACGAACAAATCGTCACCGATGCGAAAGAAGCGATTGCAAACAAGTCAGGGGGAACCTTCTCTTACTCTGTTCGCAATACTGACCGTTCTGTTGGCGCTCGCATTAGCGGTGAAGTTGCTAAGCTTTGGGGCAACCAAGGCATGGCATCGGATCCCATCCGCATTAACTTAACCGGTACTGCAGGGCAAAGCTTCGGTGTTTGGAATGCTGGCGGCATCGAAATGTTCTTAACCGGCGACGCCAACGATTACGTAGGCAAAGGCATGACCGGTGGTAAGTTGGTGATTGCAGCGCCCAAAGGCAGCGAGTTTGTTAGCGCCAAATCAACCATCGTGGGCAACACCTGTTTATACGGTGCAACCGGCGGGCGTTTATATGCAGCTGGCCGCGGCGGTGAACGCTTTGGTGTTCGTAACTCAGGCTCTATTGCTGTCGTTGAAGGCGTAGGTGATAACGGTTTGGAATACATGACAGGCGGTATTGTCACTGTACTCGGCAAAACCGGCGTCAACTTTGGCGCAGGTATGACCGGCGGTTTTGCGTACGTGTATGACGAAGACGGTCGCTTTAACGAACGTTTGAATCCTGAATTGGTAGAAGCGCTGAGTGTCAGCGAACTGGCAATTCATAAAGAACACTTGAAAGAAACCTTAGAGCAGCATTTAGCACTCACAGGTTCTGAGCGCGCAGCGACATTACTCGCTGACTTTGACAATGTGGTCAGCCAAGTTTACTTGGTCAAACCTATCGCAGCTAAGCTTGAAGATCTGCTGGGAACATCCAGCCGTCAAGAGCCTGAACTGCGCGTCGTCGCTCAATAAGAAGGAAGATTGAAATGAGTAATAACTTTCAATTCCTCGACGTCAATCGAGTTGACCCGACTAAGAAAGACATCGATACCCGCAAAGTAGAGTTCGTGGAGATCTACGAACCCTTTTCCCAAGAGCAGGTGAACGATCAATCTGATCGCTGCTTGGATTGTGGTAACCCGTATTGTGAGTGGAAGTGCCCAGTTCACAACTATATTCCGAACTGGCTAGAGCTGGCGAAGCAAGGTCGCATCATGGAAGCGGCGGAGTTATGTCACCAGACCAATAGCTTGCCTGAAGTCTGTGGACGAGTATGTCCACAAGATCGTTTGTGTGAAGGTGCATGTACGCTAAACGAACAGTTCGGTGCGGTGACCATTGGTAATGTTGAAAAATACATCACCGATAAAGCATTCGAAATGGGCTGGCGTCCGGACATGTCTAAGGTCGTCAAGACAGACAAGAAAGTCGCCATTGTTGGTGCCGGGCCTGCGGGTCTTGCAGCAGCGGATATTCTCGCGCGTAACGGTGTCCAAGCTGTGGTATTCGATAAGTACCCAGAAATTGGTGGACTCCTCACTTTTGGTATTCCGTCATTCAAGCTGGAAAAATCTGTGATGGAGTTACGTCGCGAGATTTTTGAAGGCATGGGCATTGAATTTCGCTTGAACACAGAAGTGGGCAAAGACGTTCAGTTCCAAGACTTGGTCGACGGCTACGATGCAGTGTTCTTAGGCATGGGAACTTACACCTCGATGAAAGGTGGTTTCCCTGGTGAAGATTCGCAAGGCGTTTACGACGCTCTGCCATTTCTCATTGCCAACACCAACAAAGTCATGGACTACCCACAGGATGAGAGCGATTACATCAACATGACCAACAAAAAGGTGGTGGTGTTAGGTGGGGGTGATACGGCAATGGATTGTGTTCGTACATCCGTTCGTCAAGACGCAGAACAAGTCATTTGTGCATACCGCCGAGATGAAGAAAACATGCCAGGCTCTCGCCGCGAAGTACAAAACGCTCGCGAAGAAGGTGTGGAGTTCATGTTCAACTTGCAGCCATTAGAGATCGTCAGCAATGACGCAGGCCAAGTGATCGGCGTTAAAATGGTGAAAACCCAATTAGGTGAGCCAGATGCCAACGGTCGTCGTCGCCCAGAGCCAATTGAAGGATCTGAGCACGTTCTGGATGCTGACGCGGTTCTGATTGCATTCGGTTTCCAACCCAGTCCTGCGCCTTGGTTTGCCAACTTTGGTATTAACCTCGACAAATGGGACCGTGTGGTCGCTGCGGAACAGCAAACCTTCCCATATCAAACCAGCAACGAGAAAGTGTTTGCTGGCGGCGATATGGTGCGTGGCTCTGATCTTGTAGTCACAGCAATTGCTGAAGGTCGTAACGCTGCTGAAGGCATCTTGGATTACATCGGTGCCTAAACTTCGCATGGTGTGACCTGAATTCAAAAGCCTCTGCTCGCAGGGGCTTTTTTGTGGGTGCAATTCCCTCTCAGCACCGACACTTGAGTTGCGATAGATCATATCGCGGCTAGTAATTGTCCATCACACTGGTGACTGTTATTTATGAACAATACTAGGAGCTGCACATGAGCGAATCGATTCATGGCCATCAAGTGATGCAAATGATGTTGGAATCAAGCACAACCTATACGCAACACAGCCTTAAATCAGCCATGGTTGAACGCTTTGGCGCCAATGCGGTATTTCATACCTGCAAAATGAAAAATATGGATGCCGATGCACTCATTGAGTTTTTGACGCACAAAGGTAAGTTTGTCGAAACAGAGGGCGGCTTTACCACTCATTCCGACAAAATATGTAGCCATTAATATCCGCTTCTTTCATTCGGGCTACGATTCTGCGATGGAAAAGTAGGCCGAACCTTATATTTATAAAGAACTAAGCTCTCAGAGCATTAATTCACCCAATTGTTCCCTGCCAAGCATCGCGCTGATCGCCGATGATCGTTCACTGTCATCTTTGTATTGTTTGGAGTTTAGTTGTGAACAAATTAGTCCTATTGGTCATCATGAGCTTGGTCTCGATATCGGCATTCGCTTCGCCCAGTTGGGTTCACCCTGCACTGAATGCCAGTAATTCTCATTGGGATAAGGCCACCGGAACATTGAGTATCACCAAAAGTGTTTCATTCGGCGACGATTCAATCATTGACGATTTTTATTGGAACATTCCCTCACAGGTAAAAACAGTACTCATTAAGAAAAACGTCACGCTGAATGGCCACTTACGCTTCACCGCTGAAGGCGTAATCGCAGGTGAAGATTGGAATACTAGCATTATTGAAGGTACCAGCACGATTGGCTGGGCACATGGCCCCAATGCAAAACCCGAAAAAGCCACTAGCTGTAAATCAGGACCGGCTGGTGACGACCGTGTTCATGATTGCGAAAAATGGCAATACGGGGCGATATCTGTGCAGCCAAGAGCATCAAAGAAATCCATATACACAGTTAAAAATCTGAAAATTTTAAATGCCCGAACCTACGCAATTACAGCCATTAATCACACCTTAGATGTAGACCGCGTTAAAATTATCCATACGCGTGGCGATCGGGATCTGCGCAGTAACTCCGACGGTTTTGGCGGCGGTATCAATAGTCGGATCAGCAATAGCTATATCAATACTTGGGACGACAGCATCAAACTCTACCGTGATGGCATGCAGGTAGAAAACGTCACCATCATACACAACGGCAATGGCGCGCCTTTCCAATTAGGGTGGTCAAATAAAAAGCCTGCCAAATTTACGCTCAAGAACGTATTGGTAAAACGTGGTACCGAGAAGCACCGGGGCGGTTTCAATTTAGCACTGTTCAGCAATACCCGCGGCAAAGTGGCTCCAACCATATTCATCAGTGGCCTTGCAGCTGACTACACGCCAGACACAAAGATCACGCATCAAGGTAAAAACCTATCCATTCCTTGGGTTTATATTCGTTCCAAGTCCGATTCAAAAGTCACACTCAATATTGAACCTAGCTCGCCATTTTATTTGAATCTGTCAGCACAGCATGCAGGTGGAGGAAAGCTTTCGGTCAATGGCGCTGATAGTGCACAAAAAGGACATTACGTGAATGGAAGCCTCGAAGACGTTGTAGGCTGTGGTTGCACTGCCGACTCAATATAACCTTCTGTGTGAGGGGAAGTTCGCGCTATTTACAGCTTCAATCAATACTACTCCCCCATAAACAAGGGTTGCACCGATAAGGAATATCCCCACATTGGTGCAACCGCAACGCAAAGCGCATGCACCAAAACAATACAAATCACAATTTACTGTGCAGGCAAGTCCGCTCAGACAGCTTGCTGCCAGTCATTTGAAATCAATATAAACGACTAATTTTAATGTCATTTATATTAATTCAGACTCACCAAATAAGTTTGGCCTCCTTTTTGCTTTAACCATAATAATAGTGTGCGATTGATATGGGGATTACTCCTCTATCTCCCCCAGGTTCCAATGATGCAACCCGCTTACCCCTCACC is from Echinimonas agarilytica and encodes:
- the arcB gene encoding aerobic respiration two-component sensor histidine kinase ArcB, with product MPVLANRVFELTTRLGVVRFALLIAAFEILLSMVVTVVLRGIVVGELHWVDYLRPVLFGLIIAPWLAMFFTYLIKQLGESRAKLESAHRKQQMLNTELKRKVDELNREIEEREQAEEQKHQAIRYLQREVADRRETQLRFKNQAVQLRSLIDSSPDLIYYRNKDSVFSGCNAAYERLVNRTEAEVIGLTPKDLYAEDIAIKTMETDRYVLDRQEPINYEQWMTFSDGSKALFEFSKVPFFDARGALLGLIGFGRDVTERKQAADAIEKAARDKTTFISTISHELRTPLNGIVGLSRMLRDMELPEEPHRYINTIFLSAVTLGNIFNDIIDLDKLERRRLEVAPSGLKMPELIADIKALSSLMCNEKNLSFRYQQEGELPSVVEADGTRLRQVLWNLLGNAVKFTKDGFVGLAVNIQPIQDDCVTISFCIQDTGLGIADSELNRIFEMYFQGSEQGKSKGVGTGIGLSVSQQLVEAMGGDIQVQSTVGEGSEFKVHLSFPVLESVEQLDLDNIELPALYVLLVEDIELNVVVAKAVLEKLGFTIDVAMTGQEALTMAQQEEYDLFFLDIQLPDMTGFDIAAELAVDPQLSGIPRIALTANVVSDRQEYIDKGMTDVVSKPIDTNILIQSLSELFDVQTVYKDDDAPAEIEPALVQTEYLDDDFVQQMIETLGTELFAKSIALFEATMPEYLDDLHASMTRNDDKETGEIAHKIKGAAGSIGLQRIQGIAGKAQYSENKGWKENIEAWVDEIENCYSSDIDLIKEQLKG
- the folE2 gene encoding GTP cyclohydrolase FolE2; this translates as MPKVMPDVAHQTSASQEGTLDWVGMSQIEVPMMVQADEAAPRQVSAKVEAMVNLIQPKAKGIHMSRLYLLLEQLSNESTLTLKTLNQLLADFITSHDDLSDAAKVRFSFDYHLQRASLISGKKGWKAYPVVLEGRINKGQFSTELQITVPYSSTCPCSAALARQLIQQAFSDKFGTTDALDSTEVHQWLGTTQGIIATPHSQRSLATIKVKLYSESEQIPVCAIIDSVEDALKTPVQAAVKREDEQEFARLNGQNLMFCEDAARRLKFAMNQISFVSDFWLRVDHLESLHAHDASAVTVKGLENGYQA
- a CDS encoding FAD-dependent oxidoreductase, with the translated sequence MSNNFQFLDVNRVDPTKKDIDTRKVEFVEIYEPFSQEQVNDQSDRCLDCGNPYCEWKCPVHNYIPNWLELAKQGRIMEAAELCHQTNSLPEVCGRVCPQDRLCEGACTLNEQFGAVTIGNVEKYITDKAFEMGWRPDMSKVVKTDKKVAIVGAGPAGLAAADILARNGVQAVVFDKYPEIGGLLTFGIPSFKLEKSVMELRREIFEGMGIEFRLNTEVGKDVQFQDLVDGYDAVFLGMGTYTSMKGGFPGEDSQGVYDALPFLIANTNKVMDYPQDESDYINMTNKKVVVLGGGDTAMDCVRTSVRQDAEQVICAYRRDEENMPGSRREVQNAREEGVEFMFNLQPLEIVSNDAGQVIGVKMVKTQLGEPDANGRRRPEPIEGSEHVLDADAVLIAFGFQPSPAPWFANFGINLDKWDRVVAAEQQTFPYQTSNEKVFAGGDMVRGSDLVVTAIAEGRNAAEGILDYIGA
- the gltB gene encoding glutamate synthase large subunit — protein: MSLYDPTLTKDNCGFGLIAQMEGKPSHRLVRTAISALDRMQHRGAIAADGKTGDGCGLLMSKPETFFKAVAEENGWNLSRRFGVGMMFLSTDPIKAAYSREVVAEELQKETFEVAGWREVPTNTDILGEIALSTMPAIEHVFVNANPGWRKEDVERRLYMARRRIEKRLAEDKQFYICSLSNLVTIYKGLMMPVDLPNFYLDLADLRMQTSICLFHQRFSTNTSPQWPLAQPFRYLAHNGEINTIEGNRQWARARSYKFTSPLIPDLQDAAPFVNESGSDSSSLDNMLELFLSGGMDLFRAMRLLVPPAWQAHPNMDDDLKAFYDFNSMHMEPWDGPAGIVMSNGRHAACNLDRNGLRPARYVITRDGFITLASEVGIWDYEPDEVREKGRVGPGELLVIDTQTGKLWRSYEIDEDLKSRMPYKDWLSKHVKRLLPADQFDAEETDRRSLDDDGLKVHQKMFGYSNEEVDQVISVLGEQGQEATGSMGDDTPMAVLSSKNRSIYDYFRQKFAQVTNPPIDPLRENHVMSLATCIGSEQNIFNETLGHARRVLFESPILLYSDLLQLTQLGEEHYYHQVIDLNYDPAQESLEQAVVRICDEAEAHARSNAVLVILSDRGLEQGKLPVPAAMATGAVQKRLVDESLRCDTNIVVETGSARDPHQFAVLLGFGATAVYPYLAYETLAALAEAGTLSVDKHTALMNFRKGINKGLYKIMSKMGISTIASYRCSQLFEAVGIHDDVIEMCFKGVTARIQGANFEDFQQDTVNLARLAWIPRKSLEQGGLLKYVHNGEYHAYNPDVVNTLQKAVTSGDRVHYDAYADLVNNRPISSLRDLLALKSDIEPISIDQVEPVEALYPRFDTAAMSIGALSPEAHEALAIAMNRLGGNSNSGEGGEDPARFNSERVSNIKQIASGRFGVTPHYLVNAKVLQIKVAQGAKPGEGGQLPGKKVSQSIAKLRFSVPGVTLISPPPHHDIYSIEDLAQLIFDLKQVNPDALVSVKLVSEPGVGTIATGVAKAYADLVTVSGYDGGTGASPLTSVKYAGSPWELGLVETQQALVENGLRDKIRLQVDGGLKTGLDVIKGAILGAESFGFGTGPMVALGCKYLRICHLNNCATGVATQNEKLRDEHFIGLPEMVMNYFKFVAQEVREIMASLGVAKLTDLIGRTDLLEALEGTTAKQAKLDLSDVLEAPVSPEGKEVFWQHVNTPYDKAELNEQIVTDAKEAIANKSGGTFSYSVRNTDRSVGARISGEVAKLWGNQGMASDPIRINLTGTAGQSFGVWNAGGIEMFLTGDANDYVGKGMTGGKLVIAAPKGSEFVSAKSTIVGNTCLYGATGGRLYAAGRGGERFGVRNSGSIAVVEGVGDNGLEYMTGGIVTVLGKTGVNFGAGMTGGFAYVYDEDGRFNERLNPELVEALSVSELAIHKEHLKETLEQHLALTGSERAATLLADFDNVVSQVYLVKPIAAKLEDLLGTSSRQEPELRVVAQ
- the arcA gene encoding two-component system response regulator ArcA — encoded protein: MDTPHILIVEDETVTRTTLQHLFEAEGYSVLEATDGEEMHQQLLKNKDIHLVIMDINLPGKNGLLLARELREQKDVALMFLTGRDNEVDKILGLEIGADDYITKPFNPRELTIRARNLLTRTMTSHSHQLDEEVAEYKFNGWQLDVNSRSLNSPSGESFKLPRSEYRALEMFIQNPGKILTRGDLLRRMTGRDLRPNDRTVDVTIRRIRKHFESVPSTAEIISTIHGEGYRFTGELEVA